The DNA region GGTAATGGGAAATTATCAAAAGCTATAGCCGCTATGGGCTTTTATGAATTTAGGAGGCAGCTAGAATATAAAACACAACTATATGGCAGTAAGTTAGTAATTGTGGATAGATTTTATCCCAGTAGTAAGACTTGCTCAAGTTGTGGAGAGAAGAAATCATCTCTGTCATTATCTCAAAGAGTGTTTAAATGTGTTCGCGCAGCGTGGCGTAAGCCATTAGCTGTGGTTTTGAGTGTGACAGAGATTTAAACGCTGCGATTAATTTAAAAAAAGAAGCGGTCAGATTGATCGTGTTAGCCTGTGGACTAGATAGTGCCGACACTTCTAGGATGAAGCAGGAAGAAAAAGCTGGCTCTTGTTAGCATTAGTTAGCTTTTTTGGATCGGCAGAATAAATATCACTATTCCTTGTTCCCTGTTCCCCATTTTC from Anabaena sphaerica FACHB-251 includes:
- a CDS encoding RNA-guided endonuclease InsQ/TnpB family protein; translated protein: ANIRKDTLHKITTYISKNHAVIGIEDLNVSGMLGNGKLSKAIAAMGFYEFRRQLEYKTQLYGSKLVIVDRFYPSSKTCSSCGEKKSSLSLSQRVFKCVRAAWRKPLAVVLSVTEI